The Hahella sp. HNIBRBA332 genome window below encodes:
- the aceA gene encoding isocitrate lyase, giving the protein MTTGNYNRAEEIAAIEKDWAENPRWKGVRRTYSAEDVVRLRGSLKIENTIAKRGAEKLWKLINEGAKPAFRPEKDFVNAMGALTGGQAVQQVKAGIQAIYLSGWQVAADNNSYMSMFPDQSLYPVDSVPAVVKRINNSFRRADQIQWKKGLNPGDEGYIDYFAPIVADAEAGFGGVLNAYELMRAMIEAGASGVHFEDQLASVKKCGHMGGKVLVPTQEAVQKLIAARLAADVSGASTIVLARTDANAADLLTSDCDDYDKPFVTGDRTSEGFYRVKAGIDQAIARGLAYAPYADLLWCETATPDLAEARKFAEAIKREYPDQLLSYNCSPSFNWKKNLDDATIAKFQRELSAMGYKFQFITLAGIHNMWYNMFDLAYKYARNDMSAYVELQETEFAAAERGYTFVAHQQEVGTGYFDDMTTVIQGGQSSVTALTGSTEEDQFH; this is encoded by the coding sequence ATGACAACTGGAAATTACAATCGCGCTGAAGAAATAGCAGCCATCGAGAAGGACTGGGCGGAAAACCCACGTTGGAAAGGCGTAAGACGCACCTACTCTGCTGAAGACGTAGTGCGCCTGCGTGGTTCCCTGAAAATCGAAAACACTATCGCCAAGCGCGGCGCTGAAAAGCTGTGGAAGCTGATCAATGAAGGCGCCAAACCCGCTTTTCGTCCTGAGAAGGACTTCGTAAACGCCATGGGCGCTCTGACCGGCGGTCAGGCTGTACAACAAGTTAAAGCCGGCATCCAGGCTATCTACCTGTCAGGCTGGCAGGTTGCTGCGGACAACAACTCCTACATGTCCATGTTCCCGGATCAATCTCTGTACCCGGTGGACTCTGTTCCAGCAGTCGTTAAGCGCATCAACAACTCTTTCCGTCGCGCTGACCAGATTCAGTGGAAAAAAGGCCTGAATCCAGGCGACGAAGGCTACATTGATTACTTCGCTCCAATCGTCGCTGACGCGGAAGCCGGTTTCGGCGGCGTATTGAACGCCTACGAACTGATGCGCGCCATGATCGAAGCAGGCGCTTCCGGCGTTCACTTCGAAGACCAGTTGGCTTCTGTTAAGAAGTGCGGCCACATGGGCGGAAAAGTACTGGTTCCTACTCAGGAAGCCGTACAAAAGCTGATCGCTGCACGTTTGGCTGCAGACGTTTCCGGCGCCTCCACCATCGTTCTGGCGCGTACTGACGCCAACGCGGCGGATCTGCTGACTTCCGATTGCGACGACTATGACAAGCCGTTCGTCACTGGCGACCGTACTTCCGAAGGCTTCTACCGCGTTAAAGCCGGTATTGACCAAGCCATCGCTCGCGGTCTGGCTTACGCGCCATACGCTGACCTGCTGTGGTGTGAAACAGCGACGCCGGATCTGGCCGAAGCCAGGAAGTTCGCGGAAGCGATCAAGAGAGAATATCCAGATCAACTGTTGTCCTACAACTGCTCTCCTTCCTTCAACTGGAAGAAGAACCTGGACGACGCCACTATCGCCAAGTTCCAGCGCGAACTGTCAGCCATGGGCTACAAGTTCCAGTTCATCACTTTGGCGGGCATCCACAACATGTGGTACAACATGTTCGACTTGGCGTACAAGTACGCTCGCAACGACATGTCCGCATACGTGGAACTGCAGGAAACCGAATTTGCTGCTGCGGAACGGGGTTACACCTTCGTTGCTCACCAGCAAGAAGTCGGCACCGGCTACTTCGACGACATGACCACCGTTATCCAGGGCGGTCAGTCTTCAGTAACCGCTCTGACCGGCTCAACTGAAGAAGATCAGTTCCACTAA
- a CDS encoding LysR family transcriptional regulator: MNVSRIDLNLLVFLDVLLREKSVTKAANHLGITQPAMSNGLRRLRDMFGDPLLVRTSEGMTATARALELQPMVRSILSDIDMVVQPKEVFSPATSRRVFRIMASDYAESTLIPALLRRLRRVAPNIILDVLTPSDVSFLDVEQGRVDMAINRFDKMPQSFHQKTIWEDSFSCLLSVHNPLVFDFTLENYLNANHIWVSKTGFGVGVGVNPKDVQRLGWVDEALTRLGRKRKISVFTRHYQVAMLLAQQHDLIATLPSRAALLTLDSPGVVVKEPPFPIPPIELKMAWSPLLQNNSDHRWLRQLITEVANEPEERETRAKD, from the coding sequence ATGAATGTAAGTCGTATCGATTTGAATTTATTGGTTTTTCTTGATGTTTTGCTGCGTGAAAAAAGCGTCACCAAGGCGGCGAATCACTTGGGAATCACGCAGCCGGCCATGAGTAATGGTCTGCGTCGTCTGCGGGATATGTTTGGCGATCCATTGCTGGTGCGCACCAGTGAGGGCATGACGGCGACGGCCCGCGCACTGGAGTTGCAGCCGATGGTGCGGTCGATTTTGTCCGATATAGATATGGTGGTGCAGCCGAAGGAAGTGTTTTCGCCAGCCACCAGCCGCCGCGTCTTCCGCATTATGGCCAGCGACTATGCGGAAAGTACGCTAATCCCCGCTTTGTTGCGTCGCCTGCGCAGAGTGGCGCCGAATATCATTCTGGATGTACTGACTCCCAGCGACGTCAGCTTTCTCGATGTGGAGCAGGGCAGGGTTGATATGGCGATCAACCGCTTTGACAAAATGCCCCAGTCTTTCCACCAGAAAACCATTTGGGAGGACAGCTTTTCCTGCCTGTTGAGCGTTCATAATCCGTTGGTGTTCGATTTCACTTTGGAGAACTATCTCAACGCCAATCATATCTGGGTCAGTAAAACCGGCTTTGGCGTAGGGGTGGGGGTCAACCCCAAGGACGTGCAGCGTTTGGGATGGGTGGATGAGGCGCTGACCCGTTTGGGACGAAAGCGGAAGATCAGCGTGTTTACCCGTCACTATCAGGTGGCGATGTTGCTCGCGCAGCAGCATGACCTGATCGCCACTTTGCCGAGCCGCGCCGCGCTGTTGACTCTGGATAGCCCGGGGGTGGTGGTCAAGGAACCGCCTTTTCCCATTCCGCCGATCGAGCTGAAAATGGCGTGGAGCCCCCTGTTGCAGAACAACTCAGATCACCGCTGGCTGCGTCAACTGATTACGGAAGTCGCCAACGAACCCGAAGAGAGGGAGACCCGGGCCAAGGACTGA
- a CDS encoding cyclic nucleotide-binding domain-containing protein, translated as MRFINSTTDRLQALGANVTQSSAKLYDAIKMLCDSVKFDYIDDLYREFDGDYLYFVESGELEAVTNDRPVYHFEQGDLIGIQVLSGFPEPVIRSDGPATLAQISKKHFRDAAAGSVHFKEYLMQISAFFAEACCHGLDTQNETHTSFKSFKQGEVIIREGDSADEVFDLISGEASVYVKDQLVGKVGPNEIFGAMAALTKTPRTATVIADRPCTVMSAPMDEFIFLIRNQPRTCLALMENMAKQILELNNKLVDVMQKS; from the coding sequence ATGCGTTTCATCAATAGCACAACGGACAGGCTGCAAGCTCTGGGCGCAAACGTCACCCAGAGCAGCGCCAAGCTGTATGACGCCATCAAGATGCTGTGCGACAGCGTCAAATTCGACTATATCGACGACTTGTACCGGGAGTTCGACGGCGACTATCTGTACTTCGTCGAATCAGGCGAGCTGGAAGCGGTAACGAATGACCGTCCGGTTTATCACTTCGAGCAAGGAGACCTGATCGGCATTCAGGTGCTGTCAGGATTCCCAGAACCGGTCATCCGCTCAGACGGCCCCGCCACCCTGGCCCAGATCAGCAAGAAGCATTTTCGGGACGCCGCCGCGGGCTCAGTGCATTTCAAAGAATATCTCATGCAGATCTCAGCCTTTTTCGCCGAAGCCTGCTGTCATGGTCTCGATACTCAGAATGAAACCCACACTTCCTTCAAGTCGTTCAAACAAGGAGAAGTGATTATTCGAGAGGGTGATTCCGCTGACGAAGTGTTCGATCTGATCAGCGGCGAAGCGTCGGTGTACGTGAAGGATCAATTAGTCGGCAAGGTCGGCCCCAATGAGATTTTCGGCGCTATGGCGGCGTTGACCAAAACGCCCCGCACCGCCACAGTCATCGCCGACCGCCCTTGCACGGTAATGTCTGCGCCCATGGATGAGTTTATCTTTCTGATTCGCAACCAGCCGCGCACCTGTCTGGCGCTGATGGAAAATATGGCCAAGCAAATATTGGAGCTGAACAATAAGCTGGTGGACGTCATGCAAAAATCCTGA
- a CDS encoding FecR family protein, which produces MRELMLSAFAAILMTYGSLTPTAAAASLEAGKVIMSRGVATATGDNGEERSLNRRAAIYVGDTLTTGADSMLQLRFTDKALMTLRENTRFTIEEYSPGDKGKGGAAIMRLLEGGFRTITGSIGKGDSDAYKVSTHAASIGIRGTHYEALESSGQKLLLAVWQGGVRVENTAGALDLGEDVAFRFSAITPGQAPEGLLQAPPEMQQGLPIPKAEARRSRSQGTTADDANTADEPNKESESTSTSSGQTAATGEVRTSPDGFTDDTTASADNSDAELISATTIAESNPVNQISDPETTNFTDTNPDLSGELTPEPPGDNSGPAIQDPRLTIAEYEQFINDRIFGAAVVTGAGAEMLATIIAPQTITPFDYTSAGPVTFNIEYSFSSSGGAPPINTVTIMLQDNITDLAGLIADIDDDLSLSGAPIGVRESMQNPGKLEFYTTTGDVTLLFGLVTYDPISSSASSTDIAGTLGGIMEGTYGYGSINGSQSANLKIVFDANGEPVFILPDVDDPGSGSPPSTVMFFDPDNFPEPYTVVRQGDAILEKFDPNVGGRSNISWGLWKSSASAGVQIYDDVANPDVFRSEERSVYWLSAEAANTADLTGTANFATTGDFIGSGSDGAVAAVNGSFQVDFDSGVISNGLLDVSTASQNWSSQLSGSYQDAQAYLNVLNGNISGSVNCSDCVTGNLNGIFAAPGDAFAGSFDLQRFDDPDVHVEGLLLMEQQ; this is translated from the coding sequence ATGCGAGAACTCATGCTCAGCGCGTTTGCCGCCATACTGATGACCTACGGTTCACTCACGCCTACGGCCGCGGCAGCGTCCTTGGAGGCGGGGAAAGTGATTATGTCCCGCGGCGTCGCCACTGCGACGGGAGATAACGGCGAAGAACGTTCCCTGAACCGCCGCGCAGCTATTTACGTGGGAGATACTCTCACCACCGGAGCTGACTCCATGCTGCAACTAAGATTTACCGACAAGGCCTTGATGACGCTGCGGGAAAACACCCGCTTCACCATCGAAGAGTATTCCCCTGGAGACAAGGGTAAAGGCGGAGCCGCCATCATGCGGCTGCTGGAGGGTGGATTCCGCACTATCACGGGCTCCATCGGCAAAGGCGACAGCGACGCCTACAAAGTCTCCACCCACGCGGCCAGCATCGGAATCCGCGGCACGCACTACGAGGCTCTGGAAAGCAGCGGGCAAAAGCTGTTACTGGCAGTCTGGCAGGGAGGCGTACGGGTGGAGAATACCGCCGGGGCCCTGGATCTGGGCGAAGATGTCGCCTTCCGCTTCTCCGCCATCACACCCGGCCAAGCTCCTGAAGGGCTCTTGCAGGCGCCGCCGGAAATGCAGCAAGGCCTGCCCATTCCAAAAGCGGAAGCCCGGCGCTCACGCTCACAAGGGACGACCGCAGACGACGCCAATACTGCAGACGAGCCTAATAAAGAAAGCGAAAGCACATCGACTTCCTCAGGCCAAACAGCGGCGACTGGCGAGGTCAGAACGTCACCCGATGGCTTCACCGACGACACAACCGCCAGCGCCGACAACAGCGACGCGGAACTGATCTCCGCGACGACGATTGCCGAGTCCAATCCGGTTAACCAGATCAGTGACCCGGAAACGACCAACTTCACCGACACCAACCCTGACTTGAGCGGCGAACTGACGCCAGAACCGCCTGGCGACAACTCCGGTCCCGCTATCCAGGATCCACGCCTGACCATCGCCGAGTATGAGCAGTTCATCAATGACCGCATATTCGGCGCCGCCGTGGTGACTGGAGCCGGCGCAGAGATGCTCGCCACCATCATCGCGCCCCAGACGATAACGCCTTTCGATTACACCAGCGCGGGCCCGGTGACATTTAATATCGAATATTCCTTCAGCAGCTCCGGCGGCGCGCCGCCTATTAATACCGTCACCATCATGCTGCAGGACAATATTACAGATCTGGCCGGCCTCATCGCTGATATTGACGACGATCTGTCCCTCTCCGGCGCGCCCATCGGCGTGCGAGAGTCCATGCAGAACCCCGGCAAGCTGGAGTTTTACACCACCACAGGAGACGTCACCTTGCTGTTTGGTCTGGTGACCTATGACCCCATCTCCTCCTCTGCGTCCAGCACGGATATCGCCGGCACCCTGGGCGGCATCATGGAAGGCACATATGGCTACGGCAGCATCAACGGCTCCCAGTCCGCCAACCTGAAAATCGTCTTCGACGCCAATGGCGAACCGGTTTTCATTCTGCCGGATGTAGATGATCCCGGGTCCGGCAGCCCGCCCTCCACAGTCATGTTCTTCGATCCGGATAACTTTCCTGAGCCCTACACGGTGGTGCGACAGGGTGACGCCATCCTGGAAAAGTTCGATCCCAACGTGGGCGGTCGCAGCAATATCAGTTGGGGGCTCTGGAAGTCATCCGCCAGCGCCGGCGTACAGATTTACGATGATGTGGCCAACCCAGACGTCTTCAGGTCTGAGGAACGCTCCGTCTACTGGCTGTCAGCGGAGGCCGCCAACACCGCCGACCTGACGGGAACCGCAAACTTCGCCACGACCGGCGACTTTATCGGCAGCGGTTCAGATGGGGCGGTCGCCGCCGTCAATGGCTCTTTTCAGGTGGATTTCGATAGCGGCGTCATCAGCAATGGCCTGCTGGACGTCAGCACCGCCAGCCAGAACTGGAGCAGCCAGCTCTCTGGCTCGTATCAAGATGCGCAGGCCTACCTGAATGTGCTGAACGGAAATATCAGCGGATCCGTCAATTGCAGCGACTGCGTCACCGGCAATCTCAACGGCATTTTCGCAGCGCCGGGAGACGCCTTCGCCGGCTCATTCGACTTGCAGCGATTTGACGATCCAGACGTCCATGTGGAAGGTCTTTTGCTTATGGAACAACAATAA
- a CDS encoding porin family protein: protein MITKITRRLILILLMIWGLPAYAQDSVKSSSIIATLKSLNAAADYEQAYRLGSEHMEIMEGDPEFDFYFGMSALQSGHYPEAQFMFERLTAMYPDNDRFRLEYARTLFNLQQYEAAREQFLIVLAREPPPAVKDNIARFLAALDEREYETQRRWRGYIGLGGGYDSNINNATDERFVGLFELPDSAQETESAYAALRTNFAYEHPVSQLNAAKLEFDSQHKHNFENSDFDLDSGRLSASWKYSRTRREVEAGASYQHVLLDAEDYQRNTGAFMQWREQWNTHLLTFFYAGVFVKDSFANPLLNNYQPLTGLSLLIPRAKFLHTLSVFAGTENPREQNAASLAKDFHSLGYRLSYKLSPTLTPYLGYSGFFADYKAENPVFGEVRDDKSSQFNAGGEWKLNHELSALAELSYTDNQSNLDLYDYTRWRGEFRVRWRF from the coding sequence TTGATAACCAAAATAACTCGCCGCCTGATACTGATATTGCTGATGATCTGGGGCTTACCCGCCTACGCCCAGGATTCTGTTAAGAGTAGCTCAATCATTGCGACCCTGAAGTCGCTGAACGCCGCAGCGGATTATGAGCAAGCTTATCGACTGGGGTCCGAGCACATGGAAATCATGGAGGGAGATCCTGAATTCGATTTCTATTTCGGCATGTCCGCCCTGCAAAGCGGGCACTATCCAGAAGCGCAATTTATGTTCGAAAGGCTCACGGCGATGTACCCGGACAATGACCGCTTCCGCCTGGAGTACGCAAGGACGCTGTTCAATCTGCAACAGTATGAAGCTGCACGAGAGCAGTTTCTTATCGTTCTGGCCAGAGAACCACCGCCCGCCGTCAAAGACAATATCGCCCGCTTTCTCGCCGCCCTGGATGAACGCGAATACGAGACACAGCGACGCTGGCGCGGCTATATAGGGCTTGGCGGCGGTTACGACAGCAACATCAACAACGCCACCGACGAACGCTTCGTCGGCCTGTTTGAACTGCCTGATTCTGCCCAGGAAACGGAAAGCGCCTACGCCGCGCTGCGCACCAATTTCGCTTACGAACACCCGGTTTCGCAATTAAACGCCGCCAAGCTGGAGTTCGACAGCCAACACAAGCACAACTTTGAAAACAGCGATTTTGACCTCGACTCCGGCCGCCTCAGCGCCTCCTGGAAATACAGTCGCACCCGACGGGAAGTAGAGGCCGGAGCCTCCTATCAACATGTGCTGCTGGACGCCGAAGATTACCAGCGCAATACCGGCGCATTCATGCAGTGGCGAGAGCAATGGAATACGCATTTGCTGACGTTTTTTTACGCCGGCGTGTTCGTCAAGGACTCTTTCGCCAACCCGCTGCTGAATAACTATCAGCCGCTGACAGGTCTGTCTTTGCTTATTCCTCGCGCCAAGTTCCTGCACACCCTCAGTGTATTCGCCGGAACGGAAAATCCACGAGAGCAGAATGCAGCTTCTCTCGCCAAAGACTTCCACAGCCTGGGCTATCGGCTTAGCTACAAGCTTTCCCCTACCCTGACGCCGTACTTGGGATACTCGGGCTTTTTCGCCGATTACAAAGCGGAAAATCCGGTCTTCGGGGAAGTGCGCGACGATAAATCCTCTCAGTTCAACGCTGGCGGCGAATGGAAGCTCAATCATGAGCTAAGCGCGCTCGCCGAGCTGTCCTACACGGACAACCAGAGCAATCTGGACTTATATGACTACACCCGTTGGCGCGGAGAATTCCGCGTCCGTTGGCGGTTTTAA
- a CDS encoding CHASE2 domain-containing protein, producing the protein MRTISGFLKHLPTLLIAVAMIGWQLITQSGDRSLLNRLDYVFYDWRAQTAALFTRAELYTDVVIVDIDEESIQREGRWPWSRARVAALVESLQESGAAVVAFDVVFSESESNNFIESVAASAGPDLSDEERTVLNRIAMSWRPDEQLAERLSEIDTVLGFFMHLDTSMQIGRLPDPLARAPAGNVLVNASGYAAPLLELQDVAAGSGFVTTFPDADGVIRRTPLFMSHDGSIYPSLALAAAMAYLLADEVELEFAPLGAVQASSGMRLTDALVQTDAVGRVLVPYRQGRGQFRYIPAWIALAGGLAPQELEGKLVFVGTSAIGLADLVSTPFATVFPGVEVQALVTQGLLRGGFPYRPVWEPGAVLVFQLALLLLLVWVLPGRRPLTMVLAAIMISLLLVALNTLIWTRWRMDFPMISTLLLAQGVFGWYLVTEFIHEYAVERRVRGMFAQYVPPAHIDRMLDNPEQYSMAGESKELTVLFSDIRSFTTISEQLSAAQLKELLNLYFTPITESIFRNDGTIDKYVGDMVMAFWGAPVDDPEHAEKAVKTAMEMQAITRRLSSELTAKGFPSIQIGVGVNTGLMNVGDMGSQYRKAYTVLGDAVNLGSRLEGLTKFYGVDVLVGETTVKGADGYAFRFCDRIQVKGKDIPVDAYEPLGEKGRLDAVTLNRLTRYQRAIECYRARQWEQADAIFQQLQLEEPGCRLYSLYRERISGLRQQTLPEDWDGVYRHTSK; encoded by the coding sequence ATGCGAACGATTTCTGGGTTCCTCAAACATCTTCCCACGCTGCTGATTGCTGTGGCCATGATCGGCTGGCAGTTGATCACGCAGTCGGGTGACCGTTCTTTGCTGAATCGTCTCGATTATGTGTTTTATGACTGGCGTGCGCAGACGGCGGCGCTTTTCACCAGGGCGGAGTTGTATACGGACGTGGTGATTGTCGATATCGACGAGGAGTCCATTCAACGCGAAGGACGTTGGCCCTGGAGTCGCGCCCGGGTGGCGGCTTTGGTGGAGTCGCTGCAGGAATCCGGTGCGGCGGTGGTGGCGTTTGATGTGGTGTTCTCCGAGTCCGAGAGCAATAACTTCATTGAATCCGTAGCGGCGTCCGCCGGGCCGGATCTGAGTGACGAAGAACGCACGGTGCTGAATCGCATCGCCATGTCCTGGCGGCCGGATGAACAACTGGCGGAACGTCTGTCGGAGATCGACACGGTGCTGGGGTTCTTCATGCATTTGGATACCTCGATGCAAATCGGCAGATTGCCGGATCCATTGGCGCGGGCGCCTGCCGGTAATGTTCTGGTGAATGCCTCAGGGTACGCCGCGCCGCTGTTGGAACTGCAGGATGTGGCGGCAGGCAGCGGGTTTGTCACCACCTTTCCCGATGCGGATGGCGTGATTCGACGCACGCCATTATTCATGTCTCATGACGGCTCCATTTATCCCTCCCTGGCGCTGGCGGCGGCGATGGCCTATTTGCTGGCGGATGAGGTGGAGTTGGAGTTCGCTCCTCTGGGCGCGGTGCAAGCCTCGAGCGGTATGCGTCTGACTGATGCGCTGGTGCAGACTGACGCCGTTGGACGGGTATTGGTTCCTTATCGGCAGGGGCGGGGACAGTTTCGCTATATTCCCGCCTGGATAGCATTAGCTGGCGGCTTGGCTCCGCAGGAGTTGGAAGGCAAGCTCGTGTTTGTGGGGACGTCCGCCATTGGTCTCGCTGATCTGGTCAGCACGCCATTCGCTACCGTTTTCCCCGGCGTGGAGGTGCAGGCGCTGGTGACGCAGGGACTGTTGCGGGGAGGGTTTCCATATCGTCCGGTATGGGAGCCGGGCGCGGTGCTGGTGTTTCAGTTGGCTTTGCTGCTGTTGCTGGTGTGGGTGTTGCCTGGGCGTCGTCCTCTGACCATGGTGCTGGCGGCGATCATGATCAGCCTTTTATTGGTGGCATTGAACACGCTGATATGGACGCGCTGGCGCATGGACTTTCCCATGATCAGTACGCTGTTGCTGGCGCAGGGCGTTTTTGGCTGGTATCTGGTGACGGAATTCATTCACGAATACGCTGTCGAGCGACGCGTTCGCGGCATGTTTGCGCAATATGTGCCGCCCGCCCATATCGACCGTATGTTGGATAATCCCGAGCAGTACTCCATGGCGGGGGAAAGCAAGGAGTTGACGGTGCTGTTCTCCGATATCCGCAGCTTCACCACTATTTCCGAGCAACTGTCCGCCGCGCAACTGAAAGAACTTCTGAATCTTTACTTTACGCCAATCACCGAGTCTATTTTTCGTAATGACGGTACTATCGATAAGTATGTCGGCGATATGGTCATGGCATTCTGGGGCGCGCCGGTAGACGATCCGGAGCATGCGGAAAAAGCGGTCAAAACCGCCATGGAGATGCAGGCGATCACCCGGCGCTTGTCTTCCGAGCTCACGGCAAAAGGTTTTCCCTCCATTCAAATCGGCGTTGGCGTCAATACCGGCTTGATGAATGTCGGCGACATGGGGTCGCAATATCGCAAGGCGTACACCGTGTTGGGGGACGCGGTGAATCTGGGCTCCCGGCTGGAGGGGCTGACCAAGTTCTATGGCGTCGATGTGCTGGTGGGAGAAACGACAGTCAAGGGGGCTGATGGCTATGCCTTTCGTTTCTGCGATCGCATTCAGGTGAAAGGTAAGGATATTCCGGTGGACGCCTACGAACCACTGGGTGAAAAGGGGCGGCTTGACGCGGTGACCTTGAATCGCCTGACCCGCTACCAAAGGGCGATAGAGTGTTACCGAGCGCGGCAATGGGAGCAGGCGGACGCCATATTCCAGCAACTGCAGCTCGAAGAGCCGGGGTGTCGTTTGTACAGCTTATACAGGGAACGGATCAGTGGGCTACGACAGCAAACGTTGCCGGAGGATTGGGATGGCGTCTATCGCCACACATCCAAATAG
- a CDS encoding GNAT family N-acetyltransferase, giving the protein MTTLKYTRITTWLENESELRAIRQQVFVEEQGVPPQLEWDDKDENAVHFLVKDVEDRNLAVARLVRLSPGKAKFGRLAVLPEFRRQGIARSLLKFVIGYARSEGFNHLTLSANIDATSLYANEGFQALGSPHEEAGSLHQRMELTLGTAKVEAANALGQDERVYRTHSEPDYLEHLKSLTSQAKQSALILTWDLEKNVLDNPDVLDALSRLARGGRATQIKILLGAPKTPVAQSNQLLALARRLTSNIEIKMLNPELSFPEQVYVLIDDDGVLLRHHYEKWEGFCCYQDPGTVKRLKDEFMRLLQHSQVSQELRQFSL; this is encoded by the coding sequence ATGACGACGCTTAAATACACCCGCATTACGACTTGGTTGGAAAATGAGAGCGAGTTACGCGCGATCCGCCAACAGGTGTTTGTGGAAGAGCAAGGCGTTCCCCCGCAACTGGAGTGGGACGACAAGGACGAAAACGCCGTACACTTCCTGGTGAAAGACGTGGAGGACCGCAATCTGGCGGTCGCCCGTCTGGTGCGTCTATCGCCGGGAAAGGCGAAGTTCGGTCGTCTGGCGGTCCTGCCGGAGTTTCGCCGCCAAGGCATCGCCAGAAGTCTGCTCAAGTTCGTTATCGGCTACGCCCGCTCCGAAGGATTCAATCATCTGACGCTCAGCGCTAACATCGACGCCACGTCCCTCTATGCTAACGAAGGTTTTCAGGCTTTAGGCTCTCCCCATGAAGAAGCCGGCTCGCTGCATCAGCGCATGGAGCTGACGTTGGGAACCGCCAAAGTCGAAGCCGCCAATGCGCTGGGACAAGACGAGCGGGTTTACCGCACTCACTCCGAGCCCGACTATCTGGAGCACCTGAAATCGCTTACCTCCCAGGCGAAACAAAGCGCCTTAATATTGACCTGGGATCTGGAAAAAAATGTACTGGACAATCCCGACGTGCTGGATGCATTGAGTCGTCTCGCCCGGGGCGGTCGCGCTACGCAGATTAAAATCCTCCTGGGCGCGCCGAAAACTCCGGTGGCGCAGAGCAACCAACTGCTCGCCCTCGCCCGCCGGCTCACCTCCAACATTGAAATCAAAATGCTCAACCCGGAGCTGAGTTTTCCCGAACAGGTTTATGTGCTGATCGACGATGATGGCGTCTTGCTGCGCCACCATTATGAAAAATGGGAAGGCTTTTGTTGCTATCAGGACCCCGGAACGGTGAAACGCCTGAAAGATGAGTTCATGCGCTTACTGCAGCACAGTCAGGTGTCGCAGGAATTGCGTCAGTTTTCCCTGTAG